From a region of the Hippopotamus amphibius kiboko isolate mHipAmp2 chromosome 3, mHipAmp2.hap2, whole genome shotgun sequence genome:
- the LOC130848268 gene encoding LOW QUALITY PROTEIN: soluble lamin-associated protein of 75 kDa-like (The sequence of the model RefSeq protein was modified relative to this genomic sequence to represent the inferred CDS: inserted 3 bases in 2 codons): MAFLVDMLDNCSHEELENSAEDYMSDLRCGDPENPECFSLLNIMIPISLSDVGFVPLCGGDQTQKVLALFAPEDSLTAVALYLADQWWAIDDIVKTSVPSREGLKXGSICASFLTQSYQLPVLDTMFVRKKYRGKDLGLHTLEDFVDSFTKDALGLRYPLTSLVYIACNQYFEKYPGDHELLWEVEGVGHWYQRIPITRALQRETLKIXVSQNEDKRPMSGEYGLASVPEYETGAEDSQSSEMQLTIDSLKDAFTSTSEGHDKTPVSTRTRSSHLKWPKIGKRFQDSEFSSSQWEDEKTPQTSPTASVNKLESTARTSESSEEFLEEEPEQSVIEFEDESSDKDVRPAPETQPGLAKQEGEKESELEPMNGEILDDTLKTSLITEEEDSISEALDEELKWQSFNSTEDSTNLIPLVVESSKSPEAFAQDKTSHVTDSEMLLDEGPSDDKGHTEEKLPLVSRKKAHLGSSDSMATIPNEERSDSGFPNSVIAEFSEESIPENVSPNTTASLEDQGEEGVAEPQETPTALPQSSLIEVELEDVLFSQNAGQKNQSEEQSEASSEQLDQLTQSTEKTVDSSSEEIDVEVPVVDRRNLRRKAKGHKGPAKKKAKLT; this comes from the exons ATGGCATTCCTTGTGGATATGCTGGATAATTGCAGTCATGAGGAGTTGGAAAATTCTGCTGAAGATTACATGTCAGATCTAAGGTGTGGGGACCCTGAAAATCctgaatgtttttctcttctcaatATTATGATTCCTATTAGCCTGTCAGATGTAGGCTTTGTACCTCTCTGTGGTGGAGATCAGACCCAGAAAGTTCTTGCTCTTTTTGCACCTGAGGACTCACTCACAGCTGTGGCACTTTATCTTGCTGATCAGTGGTGGGCTATTGATGATATTGTGAAAACATCTGTCCCTTCTAGAGAGGGGCTTA CAGGAAGTATATGTGCCTCCTTTCTTACCCAGAGCTACCAACTGCCAGTTCTTGATACAATGTTTGTAAGAAAGAAATATCGAGGCAAAGACCTTGGGCTTCATACGCTGGAGGACTTCGTTGATTCCTTTACCAAAGATGCACTTGGCTTGCGGTATCCACTGACTTCACTCGTGTATATAGCTTGCAACCAGTACTTTGAAAAATACCCAGGAGACCATGAACTGCTTTGGGAAGTTGAAGGTGTTGGACACTGGTACCAGAGAATACCAATCACCAGAGCATTACAAAGAGAAACACTTAAAAT AGTTTctcaaaatgaagataaaagacCTATGTCTGGAGAATATGGTCTTGCATCTGTTCCAGAATATGAAACAGGAGCTGAAGACAGTCAGTCTAGTGAGATGCAGCTAACTATTGATTCTCTAAAAGATGCCTTTACAAGCACTTCTGAAGGTCATGATAAAACACCTGTTTCCACTCGTACTCGAAGTAGTCATCTAAAGTGGCCAAAGATTGGAAAGCGGTTTCAGGATTCTGAATTTAGTAGTTCTCaatgggaagatgaaaagacTCCCCAGACTTCACCTACAGCTTCAGTGAACAAATTGGAGTCCACTGCAAGGACATCAGAGAGCTCAGAAGAATTCTTGGAAGAAGAACCTGAACAGAGTGTGATTGAATTTGAGGATGAAAGTAGTGATAAAGATGTTCGACCAGCACCAGAAACCCAGCCAGGCCTGGCAAAGCAAGAAGGTGAAAAGGAATCTGAATTAGAGCCTATGAATGGTGAGATACTGGATGATACTCTTAAGACTTCACTTATAACAGAAGAGGAGGACTCCATTAGTGAAGCTTTAGATGAAGAATTAAAATGGCAGTCTTTTAATTCCACTGAAGACTCTACGAATCTTATTCCACTGGTGGTAGAATCTTCAAAATCTCCTGAGGCTTTTGCACAGGATAAAACTTCACATGTAACTGACTCAGAAATGTTGCTAGATGAAGGCCCATCTGATGACAAGGGGCACACCGAAGAGAAGCTGCCTCTAGTTTCAAGGAAGAAAGCACATTTGGGGAGTTCAGACAGTATGGCTACTATCCCAAATGAAGAACGGTCTGACAGTGGTTTTCCAAACTCTGTGATAGCTGAATTTTCTGAAGAATCGATTCCTGAAAATGTATCACCCAACACTACTGCTTCATTGGAAGACCAGGGTGAGGAGGGGGTAGCCGAGCCCCAAGAAACACCTACAGCTCTTCCTCAGAGCTCTTTGATAGAGGTTGAACTTGAAGATGTGCTGTTTTCACAGAATGCAGGACAGAAGAACCAGTCAGAGGAGCAGTCTGAAGCGTCTTCTGAACAACTAGATCAGTTGACTCAGTCAACAGAGAAGACTGTGGATAGCAGCTCAGAGGAGATAGACGTGGAAGTGCCTGTGGTTGACAGGAGGAATTTAAGAAGAAAGGCCAAAGGGCACAAAGGACCTGCGAAGAAGAAAGCCAAACTGACCTGA